A window of the Janthinobacterium agaricidamnosum NBRC 102515 = DSM 9628 genome harbors these coding sequences:
- a CDS encoding 23S rRNA (adenine(2030)-N(6))-methyltransferase RlmJ, translating into MLSYRHAFHAGNHADVLKHFVQIQLMQYLNQKDTAYSYIDTHSGAGVYALDGGYASKNAEYETGIAPLWERSDLPPALAEYINLVKGMNPSGKMRYYPGSPYCADQVAREQDRLRLFELHPADAKILADNFRKVEAHAAAQGVRSTVRGKRVIITKADGFQSLKALLPPPSRRALVLIDPPYEDKMDYRKVKDVLADALVRFPTGTYAIWYPVLQRMESRQFADKLKQLPAASWLHVTLTVNTPSPDGFGLHSSGMFVLNPPYTLEPTLREVMPYLVKVLGRDDGARFVLESGTTTARNTGTRRV; encoded by the coding sequence ATGTTGAGTTACCGCCACGCCTTTCACGCGGGTAATCACGCCGATGTGCTGAAGCATTTTGTGCAAATCCAGTTGATGCAGTACCTGAATCAAAAAGATACCGCCTATAGTTATATCGATACCCATTCCGGTGCCGGCGTGTATGCGCTGGACGGCGGTTATGCGTCGAAAAACGCGGAATATGAAACCGGCATTGCCCCGTTGTGGGAGCGCAGCGACTTGCCGCCGGCGCTGGCCGAGTATATCAATCTGGTCAAGGGCATGAATCCGAGCGGCAAGATGCGTTATTACCCTGGCTCGCCGTATTGCGCCGATCAGGTGGCGCGCGAGCAAGACCGTCTGCGCTTGTTTGAATTGCATCCGGCCGACGCCAAGATCCTGGCCGACAACTTCCGCAAGGTCGAGGCGCATGCCGCGGCCCAGGGCGTGCGTTCGACCGTGCGCGGCAAGCGCGTGATCATCACCAAGGCCGACGGTTTCCAGAGCTTGAAAGCGCTGTTGCCGCCGCCATCGCGCCGTGCGCTGGTGCTGATCGATCCGCCGTACGAAGACAAGATGGATTACCGCAAGGTCAAGGATGTGCTGGCCGATGCGCTGGTGCGTTTCCCTACCGGCACGTATGCGATCTGGTATCCGGTGCTGCAGCGCATGGAGTCGCGCCAGTTCGCCGACAAGCTGAAGCAATTGCCGGCCGCCAGCTGGCTGCACGTGACGCTGACCGTCAACACGCCGTCGCCGGACGGTTTTGGCTTGCACAGCAGCGGCATGTTCGTGCTCAATCCGCCCTACACGCTGGAGCCGACCTTGCGCGAAGTGATGCCTTACCTGGTCAAGGTGCTGGGCCGCGACGACGGCGCCAGGTTCGTGCTGGAAAGCGGAACGACGACGGCGCGCAACACTGGCACCCGCCGCGTGTGA
- a CDS encoding EAL and HDOD domain-containing protein, whose amino-acid sequence MTFDVFPAAPDAPPLFNQFFLARQPILDREQRLVAYELLFRTAQTDHADVSDDMAATAAVIAHASELGMEQVVGQQVAYINVDAAVLHSDFIEFLPHDRVILEILETVRATPEVLVRMRALRRLGFHFALDDVASASDDVQKLLPLVDIVKVDLRQVAPETLDTLASVLAASGKKLLAEKVETLDEFQRCLQLGFEFFQGYYFARPVILTGKKISPSALAILHLLELIQQGADNRELEHCIKHDALIGLNLLRLVNTPAVGAGLRIDTLGQALLVLGRRQLRRWLQILLYVHPGSSQPFATPLLQLATTRGKLLELMTEKLRPGEKLSADIGFTVGIMSLMDALFSMSMNDVVRSVNIDDRVKSALLFRHGDFGGMLRLVEHVEQAECGPGLLSLLDQLQLSAADLNLIQVAAFDWVHGYVAGVAGMDDPAGAVH is encoded by the coding sequence ATGACATTCGACGTTTTTCCGGCCGCGCCCGATGCGCCGCCGCTGTTCAATCAATTCTTCCTGGCGCGCCAGCCGATACTGGACCGCGAGCAGCGCCTGGTCGCCTACGAATTGCTGTTCCGGACCGCGCAGACCGATCATGCCGACGTCAGCGATGATATGGCCGCCACCGCCGCCGTGATTGCCCATGCATCCGAACTGGGTATGGAACAGGTAGTCGGCCAGCAAGTCGCGTACATCAATGTCGATGCGGCCGTGCTGCACAGCGACTTTATCGAATTCCTGCCGCATGACCGGGTCATCCTGGAAATTCTCGAAACCGTGCGCGCCACGCCCGAGGTGCTGGTCCGGATGCGCGCCTTGCGCCGGCTGGGCTTTCATTTTGCGCTGGACGACGTCGCGTCGGCGTCGGACGATGTGCAGAAACTGCTGCCGCTGGTCGATATCGTCAAGGTCGATCTGCGCCAGGTCGCGCCTGAAACCCTGGATACGCTGGCGTCGGTACTGGCCGCTTCCGGCAAGAAATTGCTGGCCGAAAAAGTGGAAACGCTGGATGAATTCCAGCGCTGCCTGCAGCTCGGCTTTGAATTTTTCCAGGGCTATTATTTTGCGCGGCCGGTAATCTTGACCGGTAAAAAGATTTCACCATCGGCCTTGGCGATCCTGCATTTGCTGGAATTGATACAGCAAGGCGCCGATAACCGGGAGCTGGAGCACTGCATCAAGCATGACGCCTTGATCGGCCTGAACCTGTTGCGACTGGTAAATACGCCGGCGGTCGGCGCCGGCTTGCGCATCGATACCCTGGGCCAGGCGCTGCTGGTGCTGGGACGGCGCCAGTTGCGGCGCTGGCTGCAAATCCTGCTATATGTCCATCCGGGCTCCAGCCAGCCGTTCGCGACGCCGCTGCTGCAACTGGCGACCACGCGCGGCAAGTTGCTGGAATTGATGACGGAAAAGTTGCGGCCCGGCGAAAAACTGTCGGCCGACATCGGCTTCACGGTCGGCATCATGTCGCTGATGGATGCGTTGTTCTCGATGAGCATGAACGATGTGGTGCGCAGCGTGAATATCGACGACAGAGTAAAAAGCGCCTTGCTGTTCCGCCATGGCGACTTTGGCGGCATGTTGCGCCTGGTTGAGCACGTCGAGCAAGCCGAGTGTGGTCCCGGCTTGCTGAGCCTGCTCGATCAATTACAGTTGTCGGCGGCGGACTTGAACCTGATCCAGGTCGCCGCCTTCGACTGGGTACATGGCTATGTGGCGGGGGTTGCCGGCATGGATGATCCGGCCGGCGCCGTGCACTGA
- a CDS encoding SAM-dependent methyltransferase: protein MSGTLYLIPNTLGLTEHSDDALAHIIPEQVRHITSQLDYFVAENAKTARAFLKLIAIKHPLAKPLQEITISELNVNTPAQVLAGLLAPLLAGRDAGLVSEAGVPAVADPGADLVRLAHQHGITVRPLVGPSSLLLAVMASGLNGQSFAFNGYLPTDAALRSKRIKDLESRSRSEKQTQLFIETPYRNAAMLEALVAHCQPGTLICVATDLSLDSESIKTLSGAHWKIQLAAGKAPDFHKKPTVFLLLAQ from the coding sequence ATGTCCGGCACCCTTTACCTGATTCCCAATACCCTCGGCCTGACCGAACATAGCGACGACGCGCTGGCCCACATCATCCCGGAGCAAGTGCGCCACATCACGTCGCAGCTGGATTATTTCGTCGCCGAAAACGCCAAGACCGCGCGCGCTTTCTTGAAATTGATTGCAATCAAGCACCCGCTGGCCAAACCTTTGCAGGAAATTACCATTTCCGAACTCAACGTGAATACCCCGGCGCAAGTGCTGGCCGGCTTGCTGGCGCCATTGCTGGCCGGCCGCGACGCCGGCCTGGTGTCGGAAGCCGGCGTGCCGGCGGTGGCCGACCCGGGCGCCGACCTGGTGCGGCTGGCGCATCAGCACGGCATCACCGTGAGACCGCTGGTCGGCCCGTCGTCGCTGCTGCTGGCGGTCATGGCCAGCGGCTTGAATGGCCAAAGTTTCGCCTTCAACGGTTATTTACCGACCGATGCCGCGCTGCGGAGCAAGCGCATCAAGGACCTGGAAAGCCGTTCGCGCAGCGAAAAGCAAACCCAGCTTTTCATTGAAACGCCGTACCGCAACGCGGCGATGCTGGAAGCGCTGGTCGCCCATTGCCAGCCGGGCACGCTGATTTGCGTGGCAACCGACCTGAGTCTGGATAGCGAAAGCATCAAGACCCTCAGCGGCGCGCACTGGAAAATCCAATTGGCAGCCGGCAAGGCACCGGACTTCCACAAGAAGCCCACCGTATTCCTGCTGCTGGCCCAATAA
- a CDS encoding Maf-like protein, with amino-acid sequence MTPPAPPFRLILASSSAYRKELLSRLRLPFEVAVPDLDETPLAGETPGATALRLAQAKALAVLARQPGSIVIGSDQVATLDDEQIGKPGNHHNALLQLQKMRGRQVVFHTALCVIDGRHAEPVVQVADIQTRVSVRDLPDAELDAYLRIEQPYDCAGSAKNEGLGIAILERIDSNDPTALTGLPLIALSGMLRKAGIAFFTSSLQ; translated from the coding sequence ATGACGCCACCTGCCCCGCCGTTCCGCCTGATACTCGCTTCCAGCTCCGCCTACCGCAAGGAATTACTATCACGCTTACGGCTGCCTTTCGAGGTGGCCGTACCCGACCTGGATGAAACCCCGCTGGCCGGCGAAACCCCGGGCGCCACCGCGCTGCGCCTGGCGCAAGCGAAGGCGCTGGCGGTGCTGGCCCGCCAGCCGGGCAGCATCGTCATCGGCTCCGACCAGGTCGCGACGCTGGACGATGAGCAGATCGGCAAGCCCGGCAACCACCATAATGCCCTGCTGCAATTGCAAAAGATGCGCGGCCGGCAAGTCGTTTTCCATACCGCGCTGTGTGTCATCGACGGCCGCCACGCCGAACCCGTGGTGCAAGTGGCAGACATCCAGACCCGGGTCAGCGTGCGCGATTTGCCGGACGCCGAGCTGGACGCCTACCTGCGCATCGAACAGCCGTATGATTGCGCCGGCAGCGCCAAGAACGAAGGCCTTGGCATCGCCATCCTGGAACGCATCGACAGCAACGACCCGACCGCACTGACCGGCTTGCCGCTGATCGCCCTGAGCGGCATGCTGCGCAAGGCAGGCATCGCTTTTTTCACTTCTTCATTACAATAA
- a CDS encoding YceD family protein, producing the protein MNAFVIDAFDFCRINGSREGVTPVAEMTRLSKDCADTSGTIAWRIEGGTSKQGYPQLILSVSGTVQLVCQRCLTPYAYEIDASTTLMLGKDDEHADEIEEIINDETIDVIVGNRAMDAMDLIEDEALLALPQVPKHAVCPDSAVLDAARTEKKSPFAGLKDLKPE; encoded by the coding sequence ATGAATGCTTTTGTGATCGACGCCTTTGATTTTTGTCGCATCAACGGGAGCCGCGAAGGTGTCACTCCTGTCGCTGAAATGACCCGGTTGAGCAAGGATTGCGCCGATACGTCCGGCACGATCGCCTGGCGGATTGAAGGCGGTACCAGCAAGCAAGGTTATCCGCAACTGATCTTGTCGGTCAGCGGCACGGTGCAACTGGTGTGCCAGCGTTGCCTGACACCCTATGCTTACGAGATCGATGCATCGACCACGCTGATGCTCGGCAAGGACGATGAGCATGCGGATGAGATCGAGGAAATCATCAACGATGAAACCATCGACGTCATCGTCGGCAACCGCGCGATGGATGCGATGGACTTGATCGAAGATGAAGCGTTGCTGGCTTTGCCGCAAGTGCCTAAACATGCAGTCTGCCCGGATAGCGCGGTGCTCGACGCAGCCAGGACGGAAAAGAAATCGCCGTTCGCGGGCCTGAAAGACTTGAAACCAGAATAA
- the rpmF gene encoding 50S ribosomal protein L32: MAVQQNKKTPSKRGMHRSHDFLVAPQLSVEPVTGETHMRHHISPNGFYRGRKVLKTKNDE; encoded by the coding sequence ATGGCAGTTCAACAGAACAAGAAAACCCCTTCCAAACGCGGCATGCACCGTTCGCACGACTTCCTGGTCGCGCCGCAATTGAGCGTCGAGCCAGTTACCGGCGAAACCCACATGCGTCACCACATCAGCCCTAACGGCTTCTACCGTGGCCGTAAAGTGTTGAAGACCAAAAACGACGAGTAA
- the plsX gene encoding phosphate acyltransferase PlsX, whose amino-acid sequence MTIKISIDCMGGDHGPSVTIPAAISFINREPDAELILVGLEDVIRAELKKHKAEAHPRLTVLHASEQITMDDPLEVALRRKKDSSMRVAIEQVKDGRTQASVSAGNTAALMAVSRYVLKTMAGVDRPAICSVLPNQKNGPTYMLDLGANVDCEPHHLHQFAIMGSVLVTAMEGIARPTIGLLNVGTEDIKGNEAVKLTAKLLQADHQRGALNFFGNVEGNDIFKGTTDIVVCDGFVGNVTLKSIEGLARFVKDVMTSEFKRNPLTMLGALIARGALKAISNRLNPSRYNGASLLGLRGLVFKSHGGADAYSFEWAIKRAYDAAKNDVLAHLSTMIADLMPREPVTQEVPSSTI is encoded by the coding sequence ATGACAATCAAAATTTCTATCGACTGCATGGGCGGAGATCATGGTCCCTCGGTCACTATTCCCGCAGCAATTTCCTTCATCAACCGCGAACCCGACGCTGAACTGATCCTGGTGGGATTGGAAGACGTGATCCGCGCCGAACTGAAAAAACATAAAGCCGAAGCGCATCCGCGCCTGACGGTACTGCACGCTTCCGAGCAAATCACGATGGACGATCCGCTCGAGGTGGCCTTGCGCCGCAAGAAGGATTCGTCGATGCGCGTGGCGATCGAACAAGTCAAGGATGGCCGGACGCAGGCGTCTGTGTCGGCCGGCAATACGGCGGCCTTGATGGCGGTATCGCGCTACGTGCTCAAGACCATGGCCGGCGTCGACCGCCCGGCCATTTGCAGCGTCTTGCCAAATCAAAAGAATGGTCCGACCTATATGCTGGACCTGGGCGCCAACGTCGATTGCGAACCGCACCATTTGCACCAGTTCGCCATCATGGGGTCGGTGCTGGTCACGGCGATGGAAGGCATCGCCCGTCCGACCATCGGCCTGCTCAATGTCGGCACCGAAGATATCAAGGGCAATGAAGCGGTGAAATTGACCGCCAAACTGCTGCAGGCCGACCACCAGCGCGGCGCGCTGAATTTCTTTGGCAATGTCGAAGGCAACGATATTTTCAAGGGCACCACCGATATCGTCGTCTGCGACGGTTTTGTCGGCAACGTCACCTTGAAATCGATCGAAGGCCTGGCGCGTTTCGTCAAGGATGTGATGACCTCCGAATTCAAGCGCAATCCGCTGACGATGCTGGGCGCGCTGATTGCCAGGGGGGCGCTGAAAGCGATCTCGAACCGGCTCAATCCATCGCGCTACAATGGCGCCAGCCTGCTGGGTTTGCGCGGCCTGGTGTTCAAGAGCCATGGCGGGGCGGATGCATATTCCTTTGAATGGGCGATCAAACGGGCGTATGATGCGGCAAAAAATGACGTGCTCGCGCACTTGTCGACCATGATCGCCGACCTGATGCCGCGTGAGCCAGTCACACAGGAAGTACCAAGCTCAACTATTTAG
- a CDS encoding beta-ketoacyl-ACP synthase III: MTLYSKIIGTGSYLPEKRVTNHDLTAQLAAKGIETSDEWIVSRSGISARHYAAPEQNSSDLGVAAAKKALEMAGLQGNDLDLIIVASSTPDFFGSFPSTACIVQEKLGITNHCAAVDVQAVCSGFVYAVATADSFIKSGMHKNVLVIGAEVFSRILNFDDRTTCVLFGDGAGAIVMTASEEPGVLATKLHADGRHSHILSVPGNPDGGALAGSAFLYMDGPAVFKLAVSVLEKVAHEALQHANMSADQIDWLIPHQANIRIMNSTAKKLGLPPEKMVVTVDQHGNTSAASIPLALDLAVRDGRVKKGDNVMMEGVGGGFTWGAVLARM, encoded by the coding sequence ATGACTTTGTACAGTAAAATTATCGGTACCGGCAGCTATCTGCCAGAAAAACGCGTCACTAACCATGACTTGACCGCGCAACTGGCGGCCAAGGGCATTGAAACCTCGGACGAATGGATCGTGTCGCGCAGCGGCATTTCGGCGCGCCACTATGCGGCGCCGGAGCAGAATTCGTCCGACCTCGGCGTCGCGGCGGCTAAAAAAGCGCTGGAGATGGCCGGTTTGCAGGGCAATGACCTGGACCTGATCATCGTGGCCAGTTCGACCCCTGATTTCTTTGGCAGCTTCCCCAGCACCGCCTGCATCGTCCAGGAAAAACTCGGCATCACCAACCATTGCGCGGCAGTCGACGTGCAAGCGGTGTGCAGCGGTTTTGTCTACGCGGTGGCGACCGCCGACAGCTTCATCAAGTCCGGCATGCATAAGAACGTGCTGGTGATTGGCGCCGAAGTGTTTTCGCGCATCCTCAATTTCGACGACCGCACCACCTGCGTGCTGTTCGGCGACGGCGCCGGCGCGATCGTCATGACCGCTTCGGAAGAGCCCGGCGTGCTGGCCACCAAATTGCACGCCGACGGCCGCCATTCGCACATCCTGAGCGTACCGGGCAATCCGGACGGCGGCGCGCTGGCCGGCAGCGCCTTCCTGTACATGGATGGTCCGGCGGTATTCAAGCTGGCCGTGTCGGTGCTGGAAAAAGTGGCCCACGAAGCGTTGCAGCACGCCAACATGAGCGCCGACCAGATCGACTGGCTGATCCCGCATCAAGCCAATATCCGCATCATGAACAGCACGGCCAAGAAACTTGGTTTGCCGCCTGAAAAGATGGTGGTGACGGTCGACCAGCATGGCAACACCTCCGCCGCATCGATTCCGCTGGCGCTGGATCTTGCAGTGCGCGATGGCCGCGTCAAAAAGGGCGACAATGTGATGATGGAAGGCGTAGGCGGCGGCTTCACCTGGGGCGCCGTGCTGGCGCGTATGTAG
- the fabD gene encoding ACP S-malonyltransferase produces MTQFAFVFPGQGSQAIAMLDGFAGNPLVAQTVAEASDALQFDLGKLIAEGPKEELDLTTNTQPVMLTAAVAVYRAWIAAGGPLPSVVAGHSLGEYSALVAAGVISFKDAVPLVRFRAQAMQEAVPVGQGSMAVVLGLSDDDVRAACIEAIAADPALVVEAVNFNAPAQVVIAGHTAAVERACELAKAKGAKRAMKLPVSAPFHSTLLKPASDRLRDYMAELHFSAPHIALINNVDVAVVSDPASIKDALVRQAASPVRWVETMQKVAADGITQVVECGPGKVLMGLTKRIDASLVGDAIVDQASLERILALLK; encoded by the coding sequence ATGACTCAATTTGCATTTGTTTTTCCCGGTCAAGGTTCGCAAGCGATTGCGATGCTCGACGGTTTTGCCGGCAATCCGCTGGTTGCGCAGACTGTTGCTGAAGCGTCGGACGCGTTGCAGTTCGATCTCGGCAAGCTGATCGCCGAAGGTCCGAAAGAAGAACTCGACCTGACCACCAATACCCAGCCAGTGATGCTGACCGCCGCCGTGGCGGTGTACCGCGCGTGGATCGCCGCCGGCGGTCCGCTGCCGTCGGTGGTGGCCGGCCATAGTCTGGGCGAATATTCGGCGCTGGTCGCCGCCGGCGTGATCTCCTTCAAGGATGCGGTGCCGCTGGTGCGCTTCCGCGCCCAGGCGATGCAGGAAGCCGTGCCGGTCGGCCAGGGCAGCATGGCGGTGGTGCTCGGTTTGTCGGACGACGATGTGCGCGCCGCTTGTATTGAAGCGATCGCGGCCGATCCGGCGCTGGTGGTCGAGGCGGTCAATTTCAATGCGCCTGCGCAAGTTGTGATCGCCGGCCATACCGCCGCGGTCGAGCGCGCCTGTGAACTGGCCAAGGCCAAGGGCGCCAAGCGCGCGATGAAATTGCCGGTGTCGGCGCCATTCCATTCGACGCTGCTGAAGCCGGCTTCCGACCGCTTGCGCGACTATATGGCCGAGCTGCATTTCTCGGCGCCGCACATCGCGCTGATCAACAACGTCGATGTGGCGGTGGTCAGCGATCCGGCCAGCATCAAGGATGCGCTGGTGCGCCAGGCCGCGAGTCCTGTGCGCTGGGTCGAGACGATGCAGAAAGTCGCCGCCGACGGCATCACGCAAGTGGTCGAGTGCGGCCCCGGCAAGGTATTGATGGGCTTGACCAAGCGCATCGATGCATCGCTGGTGGGCGACGCGATCGTCGACCAGGCGTCGCTGGAACGTATTTTGGCTTTGCTTAAGTAA
- the fabG gene encoding 3-oxoacyl-ACP reductase FabG: protein MNLVNQIALVTGASRGIGRAIAVELAKQGATVVGTATTEAGAAAISDYLATVAAELGVASVGKGVVLNVTDAARCAAVIDEVQKSYGSVSILVNNAGITQDQLAMRMKDEEWDNVILTNLSAVGRLSRAVLRGMMKAKAGRIINITSVVGSTGNPGQMNYAAAKAGVEGMGRALAREIGSRNITVNSVAPGFIDTDMTKALGDEQHAALLTQIPLARLGKPEDIAAAVSFLASPQAAYITGTTLHVNGGMYMN, encoded by the coding sequence ATGAATTTAGTCAATCAAATCGCGCTGGTCACCGGCGCTTCGCGCGGCATCGGCCGCGCCATCGCCGTCGAGCTGGCAAAGCAGGGTGCTACAGTGGTCGGCACCGCCACCACCGAAGCGGGCGCCGCCGCCATTTCCGATTACCTGGCCACGGTCGCCGCGGAACTCGGCGTGGCAAGCGTCGGCAAGGGCGTGGTACTGAATGTCACCGATGCGGCGCGTTGCGCGGCGGTCATCGATGAAGTGCAGAAATCGTATGGCAGCGTATCGATCCTGGTGAACAACGCCGGCATCACGCAAGACCAATTGGCGATGCGCATGAAGGATGAAGAGTGGGACAACGTCATCCTGACCAACCTGAGCGCGGTCGGCCGTTTGTCGCGCGCCGTGTTGCGCGGCATGATGAAGGCCAAGGCTGGCCGCATCATCAACATCACCTCGGTGGTCGGTTCGACCGGCAATCCGGGGCAGATGAATTACGCGGCGGCCAAGGCTGGCGTAGAAGGCATGGGCCGCGCGCTGGCGCGTGAAATCGGCAGCCGCAACATCACCGTCAACAGCGTCGCGCCGGGTTTCATCGATACCGACATGACCAAGGCGCTGGGCGACGAGCAGCACGCCGCCTTGCTGACGCAAATTCCGCTGGCGCGCCTTGGCAAGCCGGAAGATATCGCCGCCGCCGTATCGTTCCTGGCGTCGCCGCAAGCGGCCTACATCACGGGCACCACGCTGCACGTGAACGGCGGCATGTACATGAATTGA
- the acpP gene encoding acyl carrier protein translates to MSDIEQRVKKIVAEQLGVAEADIKIESSFVDDLGADSLDTVELVMALEDEFEMEIPDEQAEKITTVQQAIDYATAHVKA, encoded by the coding sequence ATGTCGGATATCGAACAACGCGTTAAGAAAATCGTCGCTGAGCAACTGGGCGTTGCAGAAGCAGACATCAAAATCGAATCCTCCTTCGTCGACGACCTCGGCGCGGACTCCCTGGACACCGTCGAACTGGTGATGGCCCTGGAAGACGAATTCGAAATGGAAATCCCTGACGAACAAGCTGAAAAGATCACCACCGTGCAACAGGCTATCGACTACGCCACTGCACACGTCAAGGCCTAA
- the fabF gene encoding beta-ketoacyl-ACP synthase II — MSRSKNRRVVVTGLGCISPVGNTIAEAWSAIVEGKSGIATITKFDALPFSTHFAGEVKGFNIEDYITGKEARHMDTFIHYGMAAGIQAIQDSGIAVTEENADRIGVIIGSGIGGLPMIEETKTEYDKRGPRRISPFFVPASIINMISGNLSIKYGMRGPNLSIVTACTTGLHSIGAAARLIEYGDADVMIAGGAESTVSPLGLGGFASARALSARNDDPATASRPWDRDRDGFVLGEGAGVMVLEEYDHAVARGAKIYAELHGFGMSADAYHMTSPLEDGSGGSKSVISALKNSGLNPDQIDYVNAHGTSTPQGDLAEVMGIKRTFGDHAKNLVVNSTKSMTGHLLGGAGGLEAVFTVLAIHHQVSPPTINIFNQDPACDLDFCANTARDMKIDYAVKNSFGFGGTNGTLVFGKA; from the coding sequence TTGAGCCGTTCTAAAAACCGTCGTGTCGTCGTTACCGGCCTGGGCTGCATTTCACCTGTCGGCAATACTATTGCCGAGGCGTGGAGCGCAATCGTCGAGGGAAAATCCGGCATCGCCACGATCACCAAGTTCGATGCACTGCCGTTCAGCACTCACTTTGCAGGTGAAGTCAAAGGTTTTAATATCGAAGACTACATTACCGGCAAGGAAGCGCGCCACATGGATACCTTTATCCATTACGGCATGGCGGCCGGCATCCAGGCGATCCAGGATTCCGGGATCGCTGTCACCGAAGAGAACGCCGATCGCATCGGCGTGATCATCGGTTCCGGCATCGGCGGCTTGCCGATGATCGAAGAAACCAAGACCGAATATGACAAGCGCGGCCCGCGCCGCATTTCGCCATTTTTCGTGCCGGCTTCGATCATTAACATGATCTCTGGTAATCTTTCGATCAAATACGGCATGCGTGGGCCTAACCTGTCCATCGTCACCGCCTGCACCACCGGCTTGCACAGCATCGGTGCGGCGGCGCGTTTGATCGAGTACGGCGACGCCGACGTGATGATCGCCGGCGGCGCGGAATCGACCGTGTCGCCGCTGGGTCTGGGCGGTTTCGCCTCGGCCCGCGCCCTGTCCGCACGTAACGACGATCCGGCAACGGCATCGCGTCCGTGGGACCGGGACCGCGACGGTTTTGTGCTCGGCGAAGGCGCCGGCGTGATGGTGCTCGAAGAGTACGATCATGCGGTTGCGCGCGGCGCGAAGATCTATGCTGAATTGCATGGTTTTGGGATGAGCGCCGATGCTTATCACATGACCTCGCCGCTGGAAGATGGTAGTGGCGGCAGCAAGTCGGTGATTTCTGCCCTGAAAAACTCTGGCCTGAATCCGGACCAGATCGATTATGTCAATGCACACGGCACGTCGACCCCGCAAGGCGACCTGGCGGAAGTCATGGGCATCAAACGCACCTTCGGCGACCATGCAAAGAATCTGGTAGTCAATTCGACCAAGTCGATGACCGGCCATTTGCTGGGCGGCGCGGGCGGCCTGGAAGCAGTGTTTACGGTATTGGCGATCCACCACCAGGTGTCGCCTCCTACCATCAACATCTTCAACCAGGATCCGGCGTGCGACCTGGACTTCTGCGCCAACACGGCACGTGACATGAAGATCGATTATGCGGTCAAGAATTCGTTCGGCTTCGGCGGCACGAATGGCACGCTGGTCTTCGGCAAGGCCTGA
- the rpoE gene encoding RNA polymerase sigma factor RpoE, protein MEIRAACHRGSAVSTERECDQLLVERVQAGDKRAFDALVSKYQRRLMRLVSRLVHDPAEAEDVVQETFIKAYRALKHFRGDSAFYTWLYRIGINTAKNFLVTQGRRTPTSTDSGSEQAESFEDGDHLRDINTPESMLASKQIAETVNAAMDLLPLELRTAIVLREIEGLSYEEISAIMVCPIGTVRSRIFRAREVIAEKLKPLLDMPIDKRW, encoded by the coding sequence ATGGAGATCCGCGCTGCATGCCACCGAGGATCGGCAGTGAGTACAGAACGCGAGTGCGACCAATTGCTGGTCGAGCGGGTCCAGGCAGGTGACAAACGGGCATTCGATGCGCTGGTGTCGAAATATCAGCGCCGGCTGATGCGTCTCGTGTCGCGCCTGGTGCATGACCCGGCGGAAGCGGAAGATGTGGTGCAAGAAACGTTTATCAAGGCGTACCGCGCTTTGAAGCATTTTCGCGGCGATTCGGCATTTTATACATGGTTATACCGGATCGGTATCAATACCGCCAAGAATTTCCTGGTGACCCAGGGGCGGCGTACGCCGACATCGACCGATTCAGGCTCCGAGCAAGCCGAATCGTTCGAAGATGGCGATCATTTGCGTGACATCAATACGCCGGAATCCATGCTGGCGAGCAAGCAGATTGCTGAAACCGTCAATGCGGCGATGGATTTATTGCCGTTGGAATTGCGTACCGCCATCGTGCTGCGAGAAATAGAAGGCCTGAGCTACGAAGAAATTTCCGCCATCATGGTCTGTCCGATCGGCACCGTGCGCAGCCGGATTTTCCGCGCGCGCGAAGTTATTGCGGAAAAATTGAAACCTTTGTTGGATATGCCGATTGACAAACGCTGGTGA